From the genome of Desulfobotulus mexicanus, one region includes:
- a CDS encoding flagellar motor protein MotB, translating to MAEEKAASEKEDSSALVQPESDEEEEEGGSGSPRWMTTFADLMTLLLCFFVLLFAMSTIQDEVFKEIIQSLRTALGVQTIPEAGTREGLIMDPSSPEPREKQREAVDELGAMVQKELEEIVSDVRELVLFNRLGGMVEVRESDVGAVITISDMVLFRSGEATMVPEGAEIMGKLAEVLKQFRYPIRVVGHTDNIPITTAFFPSNWELSTARASQVVRFLINRGLNPLMLTAQGFGEYRPLDTNDNAQGRAKNRRVEIIYERASIGDVLRQQ from the coding sequence ATGGCAGAAGAAAAAGCTGCATCAGAAAAGGAGGATTCTTCTGCCCTGGTCCAGCCTGAATCCGATGAAGAAGAGGAAGAGGGAGGGTCCGGCTCCCCCCGCTGGATGACAACCTTTGCCGATCTCATGACCCTTCTTTTGTGCTTTTTTGTTCTGCTCTTTGCCATGAGTACCATACAGGATGAGGTGTTCAAGGAAATCATCCAGTCTCTGCGCACGGCCCTTGGCGTGCAGACCATACCCGAAGCCGGAACCCGTGAGGGACTGATTATGGACCCCAGCAGCCCGGAACCCCGTGAAAAGCAGCGGGAAGCCGTGGATGAGCTGGGAGCCATGGTTCAGAAGGAGCTGGAGGAGATTGTTTCCGATGTGCGGGAGCTTGTGCTGTTTAACCGGCTGGGGGGCATGGTGGAGGTGCGTGAAAGTGATGTTGGGGCTGTGATAACCATTTCAGATATGGTTCTTTTTCGCTCCGGTGAGGCCACCATGGTTCCGGAGGGGGCCGAAATTATGGGTAAGCTTGCGGAGGTACTGAAGCAGTTTCGTTATCCCATCCGAGTGGTGGGGCATACGGACAATATTCCCATTACCACGGCATTTTTCCCTTCCAACTGGGAGTTGTCCACGGCAAGGGCTTCCCAGGTGGTTCGCTTTCTCATTAACAGAGGCTTGAATCCCCTTATGCTTACAGCTCAGGGTTTTGGTGAATACAGGCCCTTAGATACCAACGACAATGCCCAGGGGCGGGCGAAGAACCGCCGGGTGGAAATCATCTATGAACGGGCCAGTATTGGTGATGTGCTGCGGCAGCAGTAG
- a CDS encoding motility protein A, whose translation MDIASIVGLVAGLGFILMGILLGSGIGLFVNAPSMAIVIGGTIGATLVAFPMKDFAKVGKAMKRIFMFKLEKPEDLVVRLVEISNKARKGGLLSIEGDIKSIEDPYFASALQMTVDGVKTGDIASIMQKKMTMVTKDNKSGATLFTVMGTYAPAFGMIGTLIGLVQMLATLDDPATIGPKMAVAMITTFYGAVMANLFFLPMADKLKVRGAEEILNMKLIYEGVLSIREGEHPRLMEDKLTIFLVNTKPAQDKK comes from the coding sequence ATGGATATTGCTTCCATTGTCGGTCTTGTGGCGGGCTTGGGTTTTATTCTCATGGGTATTCTTCTGGGAAGCGGCATCGGGCTTTTTGTTAACGCCCCTTCCATGGCCATTGTCATCGGCGGAACCATTGGGGCCACCCTGGTGGCTTTTCCCATGAAGGATTTTGCCAAGGTGGGCAAGGCCATGAAGCGGATTTTCATGTTTAAGCTGGAAAAGCCCGAAGATCTGGTTGTGCGTCTGGTTGAGATCTCCAACAAGGCAAGGAAGGGGGGGCTTCTTTCCATAGAAGGGGATATTAAGTCCATAGAAGATCCTTATTTTGCCTCTGCCCTGCAGATGACGGTGGATGGTGTGAAAACAGGAGATATTGCATCCATAATGCAGAAGAAAATGACCATGGTGACCAAGGATAACAAAAGCGGTGCCACCCTTTTTACGGTTATGGGTACTTATGCACCGGCCTTTGGTATGATAGGTACCCTCATTGGTCTTGTGCAGATGCTGGCGACCCTGGATGATCCGGCAACCATAGGTCCTAAAATGGCTGTTGCCATGATCACCACCTTTTATGGTGCTGTCATGGCCAATCTTTTTTTTCTGCCCATGGCGGATAAGCTGAAGGTACGCGGAGCCGAGGAAATTCTCAACATGAAGCTTATATATGAAGGTGTACTTTCCATACGGGAAGGGGAGCACCCCAGACTCATGGAAGATAAGCTTACTATTTTTCTTGTGAACACAAAGCCCGCTCAGGATAAAAAATAG